A window of the Dictyostelium discoideum AX4 chromosome 4 chromosome, whole genome shotgun sequence genome harbors these coding sequences:
- the abcA10 gene encoding ABC transporter A family protein codes for MTNNCKITFKNQLKALLGKAILLKKKKRKETITEFTQGIQYIIVLVILHYTIPNVITLNTYSPVGLGYPTSGFPLCYVSNVPFNQTSNLHLLLNSTQLPISQIVQFPNEQSLIDSYKSNPQSITYGISFNNIDYQNNILDYNILLNSTFQNTQLISIVQNLFLSTFAEIKGITTTTTTTLSSIEEFPNLTSSVSVSSYLYVIYLPLLFLFSLQQLLVTSVTERKNHIKEVMKVMGLKELVYWVTIIIVQTITNVINILLVMVVLYFTKTLTTSLNPVMLFLQFLLYSFSMVAIGIILSNLVDTPKTASAISSFLLLILVGVSCFYQFYLKSKTSSSWLRSILFLFSPCAFGEFLYKMGNDQQMMLTTNWSDPQVKISFLFLIIDIFLYFTIAWYITELYKDNTDENSITKSFTFFLSLSYWKSIFNLRSSSSSSSLPLLNNNNNCNNNNTSPSSSSSSQSSPLNKPLLSGDSDDDENDIGIRLVNLKKTYKNPITKETVNAVNDVSYTIKKGTILALLGQNGSGKTSTIGMLNGMRSPSSGDAFINGLSIKYDMDKIRENGIGLCHQSNILYDEFTCAEHIALYSRLKGLFVDGGGANGDNKRIMMDNFIMESLGEVNLVDKKDTQSIKLSGGMKRRLCLAISLIGNPSILLLDEPSSGLDSLSQHMICELLQRKKPNKTIILTTHNLDSAELLGDKICIMTSGKVKAMGSSLELKNQFNLGYILTIVYDKSLSLLQPPNINQQFESFFFNKFNDSTQSKQNLKNIQSFYNIFNNNNNENNSNNSDGSSSSSDSSSSKDVLLNIKNNNNNNNNNEERGFSSGQRDLELEYSLTHQSTDVITEFLEELESRQDEFKIKRISMSMTTLDEVFLKVSEEETINKNKQPTS; via the exons atgaccaataattgtaaaattacatttaaaaatcaattaaaagcaTTACTTGGTAAAgctatattattaaaaaagaaaaaaagaaaagaaacaatAACTGAATTTACACAAGGTATACAATACATAATTGTTTTAGTGATTTTACATTATACAATACCAAATGTGATTACATTGAATACCTATAGTCCGGTAGGATTAGGTTATCCAACATCTGGTTTCCCATTATGTTATGTATCAAATGTGCCATTCAATCAAACATCAAATTTGCATCTACTATTAAACTCGACACAGTTACCAATATCACAAATAGTTCAATTCCCAAATGaacaatcattaattgattccTATAAATCCAATCCCCAATCAATTACCTATGGTataagttttaataatatagattatcaaaataatattctaGATTATAATATACTCTTAAATAGTACTTTTCAAAATAcacaattaatttcaatagttcaaaatttatttctatCAACATTTGCTGAAATTAAAggtatcaccaccaccaccaccaccacattGTCAAGTATTGAAgaatttccaaatttaaCGAGTTCAGTTAGTGTTAGTTCTTATTTAtatgttatttatttaccattgttatttttattcagTTTGCAACAATTATTGGTCACATCTGTTACAGAGAGGAAGAATCATATTAAGGAGGTAATGAAAGTGATGGGTTTAAAAGAATTGGTTTATTGGGTTACAATTATTATAGTtcaaacaattacaaatgtGATAAACATTTTATTAGTGATGGTTGTATTATATTTCACTAAAACTCTGACCACATCATTGAATCCGGTGATGCTGTTTTTACAATTTCTATTATACTCTTTCAGTATGGTTGCAATTGGTATTATATTATCAAACCTTGTAGATACCCCAAAGACTGCATCGGCAATCAGTAGTTTCTTATTACTGATATTGGTTGGTGTATCATGTTTCTATCAATTCTATTTAAAGTCAAAAACTTCATCATCATGGCTACGTTCAATTCTGTTCCTATTTTCACCATGTGCATTTGGTGaatttctttataaaatGGGTAATGATCAACAAATGATGTTAACAACCAATTGGTCAGATCCACAAGTTAAAATATCATTCCTTTTCTTAATAATCGATATTTTCTTATATTTTACAATTGCATGGTATATAACTGAACTTTATAAAGATAATACtgatgaaaattcaattacaaaatcatttactttctttttatcattatcatattggaaatcaatatttaatttaagatcatcatcatcttcttcttccctTCCTcttctaaataataataataattgtaataataataatacatcaccttcttcatcatcttcttctcaatcatcaccattaaatAAACCATTACTTAGTGgtgatagtgatgatgatgagaaTGATATTGGTATAAGATtagtaaatttaaagaaaacttATAAAAATCCAATAACAAAAGAAACTGTTAATGCTGTAAATGATGTATCCTATACTATTAAAAAAGGTACAATCCTTGCTTTATTAGGTCAAAATGGTAGTGGCAAAACTTCAACAATTGG aatGTTAAATGGTATGCGTAGTCCAAGTAGTGGTGATGCATTTATAAATGGTTTATCAATAAAATATGATATGGATAAAATTAGAGAGAATGGTATTGGATTATGCCATCAATCTAATATTCTTTATGATGAATTTACATGTGCTGAACATATTGCACTTTATTCAAGATTAAAAGGTTTGTTTGTAGACGGTGGTGGTGCCAATGGGGATAATAAGAGAATCATGATGGATAATTTCATAATGGAATCATTGGGTGAAGTTAATTTGGTGGATAAAAAAGACacacaatcaattaaattaagtGGTGGTATGAAGAGAAGATTATGTTTAGCAATTTCATTGATTGGTAATCCATCGATTCTATTATTGGATGAACCATCATCTGGTTTGGATAGTTTATCTCAACATATGATTTGTGAATTGTTACAAAGAAAGaaaccaaataaaacaatCATTCTAACAACTCATAATTTAGATTCCGCTGAATTGTTAGGTGATAAAATTTGTATTATGACAAGTGGTAAAGTTAAAGCAATGGGTTCATCATTGGaactaaaaaatcaattcaatttaGGCTATATCCTTACCATTGTCTATGATAAATCACTTTCATTATTACAACCACCaaatataaatcaacaatttgaatctttcttttttaataaatttaatgattcaaCTCAAAgtaaacaaaatttaaaaaatattcaatcattttataatatatttaataataataataatgaaaataatagtaataatagtgatggtagtagtagtagtagtgatagtagtagtagtaaagatgtattattaaatataaaaaataataataataataataataataatgaagaaagaGGATTTAGTAGTGGTCAAAGAGATTTAGAATTAGAATATTCTTTAACACATCAATCAACTGATGTTATAACTGAATTTTTGGAAGAATTGGAATCGAGACaagatgaatttaaaattaaaagaatttcaaTGTCAATGACCACACTTGATGAAGtgtttttaaaagtttcagAGGAGGAAActatcaataaaaataagcAACCGACAAGTTAA
- the bdp1 gene encoding myb domain-containing protein — MDKEKSDNEVNDKEKEIGIEIGLDIGKEIEREIEKEIEKENQDKDKENETPYQPFIPELKKKRKYTTSILDDDDDDNNKNQEEKDDGLNENEKENENEKEKENKELTTPTSTTTTTTTTTSTSNKNTLSIKKIKKEKKVKKKRVKKNIEDNYEEIEPTEVNNYTLGDLIKKRIIGDTMKSTLEREKALKDNQQQILNHHRRSLAQQKAATASARLNGEEPPSFNGEDINAPAIEFVNGQLVIKQNQEDDNPYGDAPVLEDGQDHITNNSFSKRIASKRWSEAETQDFFIQLKRYGTDFSVLEKVFPHRTRRQLKSKFKREQNDNPNLLDDILKGRIDYNIEDFKKQRDHVAKQQKDREDQKKKIDDILKMGGDATGELNEDDEDDDYRDSINKGVDSSFNGGISGAYRPAVGKYQKEVVMDSQTYESQQAQQQQQNTQNYDPYAMENDNYNTNDYEY, encoded by the exons atggatAAAGAAAAATCAGATAATGAAGTtaatgataaagaaaaagagataGGAATAGAGATAGGACTAGATATAGGAAAAGAGATAGAAAGAGagatagaaaaagaaatagaaaaagagaaccaagataaagataaagaaaatgaaacaCCATACCAACCTTTTATAccagaattaaaaaaaaaaagaaaatatacaACATCAATattagatgatgatgatgacgataacaataaaaaccaagaagaaaaagatgatggattaaatgaaaatgaaaaagaaaatgaaaatgaaaaagaaaaagaaaataaagaattaactACTCCTACTtctacaactactactactacaactacaacttcaacttcaaataaaaatactttaagtataaaaaaaattaaaaaagaaaaaaaagttaaaaagaaaagagttaaaaaaaatattgaggATAATTATGAAGAGATTGAACCAACTGAAGTTAATAATTATACATTGggtgatttaattaaaaagagaATCATTGGTGATACAATGAAATCAACATTGGAAAGAGAGAAAGCACTTAAAGacaatcaacaacaaattttaaatcatcatcGTCGTTCATTGGCACAACAAAAAGCTGCAACTGCTTCTGCAAGATTAAATGGCGAAGAGCCACCATCCTTTAATGGTGAAGATATTAATGCACCCGCAATCGAATTTGTTAATGGTCAATTAgtaattaaacaaaatcaaGAAGATGATAATCCATATGGTGATGCACCCGTATTAGAAGATGGTCAAGATCATATAACTAATAATAGTTTCTCAAAAAGAATAGCTTCAAAAAGATGGTCTGAAGCTGAAACTCAAGACTTTTTTATT caATTAAAAAGATATGGTACAGATTTTTCAGTATTAGAAAAAGTATTTCCACATAGAACAAGACGTCaattaaaatctaaatttaaGAGAGAACAAAATGATAATCCAAATTTATTGGATGATATATTAAAAGGTAGAATAGATTATAATattgaagattttaaaaaacaaagagATCATGTTGctaaacaacaaaaagataGAGAAGaccaaaagaaaaagattgaTGATATACTCAAGATGGGTGGAGATGCAACTGGTGAACtcaatgaagatgatgaagatgatgattatagggattcaattaataaaggTGTTGATTCATCTTTCAATGGTGGTATTAGTGGTGCTTATCGTCCTGCAGTTGGTAAATATCAAAAAGAAGTTGTTATGGACTCTCAAACTTATGAATCACAAcaagctcaacaacaacaacaaaatactCAAAATTATGATCCTTATGCAAtggaaaatgataattataatacaAATGATTatgaatattaa